One window of Grus americana isolate bGruAme1 chromosome 18, bGruAme1.mat, whole genome shotgun sequence genomic DNA carries:
- the TRIM16 gene encoding LOW QUALITY PROTEIN: tripartite motif-containing protein 16 (The sequence of the model RefSeq protein was modified relative to this genomic sequence to represent the inferred CDS: inserted 1 base in 1 codon) — MDARPSIYIGLKDKLFQIRWVITEPAIGFGVMYRGIDQTGSESSSCTSRNDFSRSILQYGKGFPAWHSEVEMPLKMDVLGRIGVYPNYPSGXLSFYGVTYDDVTFMHQFEYDFGF, encoded by the exons ATGGATGCTCGTCCCAGCATTTACATCGGGCTGAAGGACAAACTGTTCCAAATCAGGTGGGTCATCACAGAGCCTGCTATCGGCTT TGGCGTGATGTACAGAGGCATCGACCAAACAggttcagaaagcagcagctgcacctCAAGGAATGACTTCTCCAGGAGCATCCTGCAGTACGGGAAAGGGTTTCCTGCATGGCACAGTGAGGTGGAGATGCCCCTCAAAATGGATGTGCTTGGTAGGATAGGGGTCTACCCAAACTACCCCAGCG ACCTGTCCTTTTATGGGGTCACCTATGATGATGTGACCTTCATGCACCAGTTTGAGtatgattttggtttttaa